A window of the Eubalaena glacialis isolate mEubGla1 chromosome 9, mEubGla1.1.hap2.+ XY, whole genome shotgun sequence genome harbors these coding sequences:
- the ACTL7A gene encoding actin-like protein 7A translates to MALKSVWAPQAAIIGDGPSERMGEQASLQTQVLQTASLKDGPAKRAVWVRRNHSEPEEPTKSPVVNKKSKLELTKAVVVDLGTGYCKCGFAGLPKPTHVISSTVGKPYMETAKTGDNRKETFVGHELVNPEVRLKLINPLRHGIIVDWDTVQDIWDYLFHQEMKIAPEEHAVLVSDPPLSPHTNREKYAEMLFETFRTPAMHIAYQSRLSMYSYGRTSGLVVEVGHGVSYVVPIYEGYPLPSITGRLDYAGSDLTTYLMGLMNNSGKHFTEDQLGIVEDIKKKCCFVALDPTEEKKVPATEHTIRYTLPDGQEIHLCQERFLCSEMFFKPSLIESMQLGLHTQTVSCLNKCDIALKRDLMGNILLCGGSSMLSGFPNRLQKELNSMCPNDTPQVNVLPGRDTAVWTGGSILASLQGFQPLWVHCFEYEEHGPFFLYRRCF, encoded by the coding sequence ATGGCTCTTAAGAGCGTGTGGGCTCCACAGGCGGCAATCATAGGGGATGGGCCTTCCGAGAGAATGGGTGAACAGGCCTCCCTGCAGACACAGGTCCTCCAGACTGCCTCCTTAAAGGATGGCCCAGCGAAGCGGGCAGTGTGGGTTCGCCGTAACCATTCAGAGCCGGAAGAACCTACGAAATCACCTGTGGTCAATAAGAAGTCCAAGCTAGAGTTGACCAAAGCAGTGGTCGTGGACCTTGGCACGGGCTACTGTAAATGTGGCTTTGCCGGGCTGCCAAAGCCCACCCATGTGATCTCATCCACAGTGGGCAAACCCTACATGGAGACAGCCAAAACTGGGGACAATCGCAAGGAGACATTCGTGGGGCACGAGCTTGTGAACCCAGAGGTTCGTCTCAAGCTAATTAATCCTCTGCGACATGGCATCATCGTGGACTGGGATACAGTGCAGGATATCTGGGACTATCTCTTCCATCAGGAGATGAAGATTGCCCCGGAGGAGCACGCGGTCTTGGTTTCAGACCCGCCCCTGAGCCCACACACCAACAGAGAGAAGTACGCTGAAATGCTGTTCGAGACCTTCAGAACTCCCGCAATGCATATCGCCTACCAGTCTCGCCTGTCCATGTACTCCTACGGAAGGACCTCCGGCCTGGTCGTGGAGGTCGGCCACGGCGTGTCCTACGTGGTTCCCATCTACGAGGGCTATCCTCTGCCCAGCATCACCGGACGGCTGGACTATGCGGGTTCTGACCTGACAACCTACTTGATGGGCCTGATGAACAATTCGGGGAAACACTTCACTGAGGACCAGCTGGGCATTGTGGAGGACATCAAGAAGAAATGCTGCTTTGTGGCCCTGGACCCCACTGAAGAGAAGAAAGTCCCAGCTACTGAGCATACGATCCGGTACACCCTGCCGGATGGGCAGGAGATACACCTGTGCCAGGAAAGGTTCCTCTGCTCAGAAATGTTCTTCAAGCCTTCTCTGATCGAGTCCATGCAGCTGGGCCTCCACACCCAGACAGTGTCCTGCCTTAACAAGTGTGACATCGCCCTCAAACGAGACCTCATGGGGAATATCCTACTCTGTGGGGGCAGCAGCATGCTCAGCGGTTTCCCTAACCGTCTGCAGAAGGAGCTGAACAGCATGTGTCCTAATGACACCCCCCAGGTAAACGTGTTGCCTGGAAGAGACACTGCAGTGTGGACGGGTGGCTCCATCCTAGCATCGCTTCAGGGCTTCCAACCACTGTGGGTCCACTGCTTTGAGTATGAGGAACACGGGCCTTTCTTCCTCTACAGAAGGTGCTTCTGA
- the ACTL7B gene encoding actin-like protein 7B, with protein sequence METRNSPSPKPMGTAQGDPGEAGTLPGPEAGIRDTSSSTQLKMKPKKVRKIKALIIDLGSQYCKCGYAGEPRPTYFISSTVGKRCSEAADAGDTCKETYVGHELLNMEAPLKLINPLKYGIVVDWDCVQSIWEYIFHTAMKIPPEEHAVLVSDPPLSPTSNREKYAELMFETFGIPAMHVTSQSLLSIYSYGKTSGLVVESGHGVSHVVPVSEGNVLPGLTSRADYAGSDLTNYLLQLLNEAGHKFTDDHLHIIEHIKKCCCYSALKPAEELGLCLEDLRVDYELPDGKLITIGQERFQCAEMLFKPTLVGSNQPGLPELTAACLNRCQEAGFKEEMAANVLLCGGCTMLDGFPERFQRELSLLCPGDSLAVAAAPERKTSVWTGGSILASLQAFQQLWVSKEEFEERGSEAIYSKC encoded by the coding sequence ATGGAGACGAGGAACAGCCCTAGCCCCAAGCCCATGGGCACGGCTCAGGGGGACCCTGGAGAGGCAGGCACACTGCCAGGTCCTGAGGCTGGCATACGGGACACAAGTTCATCCACTCAGCTGAAGATGAAGCCCAAGAAGGTGCGTAAGATCAAGGCACTCATCATTGACCTGGGCTCCCAGTACTGTAAGTGTGGCTATGCGGGTGAGCCGAGGCCCACCTACTTCATCTCCTCCACTGTGGGCAAGCGCTGCTCGGAGGCGGCTGACGCCGGTGACACCTGCAAGGAGACCTACGTGGGCCACGAGCTGCTCAACATGGAGGCGCCTCTGAAGCTGATTAACCCGCTGAAATACGGCATCGTGGTGGACTGGGACTGCGTCCAGAGCATCTGGGAGTACATCTTCCACACGGCCATGAAGATCCCCCCCGAGGAGCACGCCGTGCTGGTCTCCGATCCCCCACTCAGCCCCACCAGCAACCGCGAGAAGTATGCAGAGCTCATGTTCGAGACCTTTGGCATCCCCGCCATGCACGTGACATCCCAGTCGTTGCTGTCTATCTACTCCTATGGCAAGACCTCCGGGCTGGTGGTGGAGAGTGGGCACGGCGTCTCACACGTGGTGCCCGTCTCCGAGGGCAACGTGCTGCCGGGCCTGACGAGTCGTGCCGACTATGCCGGCAGCGACCTCACCAACTACCTGCTGCAGCTGCTCAACGAGGCCGGCCACAAGTTCACGGACGACCACCTGCACATCATCGAGCACATCAAGAAGTGCTGCTGCTACTCGGCACTCAAGCCAGCGGAAGAGCTGGGCCTGTGCCTGGAGGATCTGCGTGTGGACTATGAGCTCCCCGACGGCAAGCTCATCACCATCGGCCAGGAGCGCTTTCAGTGTGCCGAGATGCTCTTCAAGCCCACCTTGGTGGGCAGCAACCAGCCCGGTCTCCCTGAGCTCACGGCCGCCTGCCTGAACCGCTGCCAGGAGGCGGGCTTCAAGGAGGAGATGGCAGCCAACGTGCTGCTGTGTGGCGGCTGCACCATGCTGGACGGCTTCCCAGAGCGCTTCCAGAGGGAGCTAAGCCTCCTCTGCCCCGGGGACAGCCTCGCAGTGGCTGCTGCTCCCGAGAGGAAGACCTCCGTGTGGACCGGCGGCTCCATCCTGGCCTCGCTGCAGGCCTTCCAGCAGCTTTGGGTCAGCAAGGAAGAGTTTGAGGAGCGGGGCAGTGAAGCCATCTACAGCAAGTGCTGA